One window of Streptomyces sp. NBC_00273 genomic DNA carries:
- a CDS encoding alkyl hydroperoxide reductase, giving the protein MSLDSLKSAIPDFAKDLKLNLGSVIGNSDLPQQQLWGTVLSCAIAARSAIVLRELEPEAKANLSPEAYTAAKSAAAVMGMNNVFYRTRHLLSDPEYGTLRAGLRMNVIGNPGVEKIDFELWSLAVSAINGCGQCLDSHEQVLRKAGVDRETIQEAFKIASVIQAVAVTLDAEAALAAE; this is encoded by the coding sequence GAAGTCGGCCATACCGGACTTCGCCAAGGACCTGAAGCTGAACCTCGGTTCGGTCATCGGCAACAGCGACCTCCCGCAGCAGCAGCTGTGGGGCACCGTCCTGTCCTGCGCGATCGCCGCCCGCTCGGCCATCGTCCTGCGTGAGCTGGAGCCCGAGGCGAAGGCCAACCTCTCGCCGGAGGCGTACACCGCCGCCAAGTCCGCCGCCGCGGTCATGGGGATGAACAACGTCTTCTACCGCACCCGGCACCTGCTCTCCGACCCGGAGTACGGCACGCTGCGCGCGGGCCTGCGGATGAACGTCATCGGCAACCCGGGCGTGGAGAAGATCGACTTCGAGCTGTGGTCGCTCGCGGTCTCCGCGATCAACGGCTGCGGCCAGTGCCTGGACTCGCACGAGCAGGTCCTGCGCAAGGCGGGCGTCGACCGCGAGACGATCCAGGAGGCCTTCAAGATCGCCTCCGTGATCCAGGCCGTCGCCGTCACCCTCGACGCCGAGGCCGCCCTCGCCGCCGAGTAA